A window of Zalophus californianus isolate mZalCal1 chromosome 17, mZalCal1.pri.v2, whole genome shotgun sequence genomic DNA:
CTAGTGGGGACTCTCTTCCTGGCCTGCAGATGGCACCTTCTCTGGATCCTCACGTGATAGGGAGCAAGGCCCCTGGTGTCACCTCTTCTGCTCATAAGGATACCAATTCTATCACATGAGAGCCCTGCCCTATGACTTCCATTAGCCTTAATTACTTCtataaaggccctgtctccaaatacagtcactttgAGGGTTAGGCCCTCAACATGTGAGGTTGAGGGGAAACAATTCAGCTCATGGCATTAGCCTTCTAAAAACATACCATagcccttggggcgcctgggtggctcagttgttaagcgtctgcctttggctcaggtcatgatcccagggtctggcaattgagcccctcatcaggctccctgctctgcgggaagcctttttctccctgcttgtgttccctctctcactatgtctctctctgtcaaataaataaataaaatcttataaataaataaacatacatatatatatgtatatataccatagCCCTGATTTGTCCTGTGGGCcaaagtttgctgatccctgattTAGAACAAGCTCTTTGGCTTCAAATCTGTGATTTTTGTAGAGAAGCTAGGGGTGGGGATCTCCGAGTGGGGTTCCTGTTGTTTCGTACtacaaaaaaatcagaagcacTAGTGTGACCAGTGATAGATGAGACACTCAGAGGGAAGTGAAAACACCTTGGGACTGGGTCCGTGTCTGATCCCAAAGGTGGGAACCCCATGAGTGCTCACAGATGTCATCTTGAGCCCACGTCCTCTCCCTCCCAGTGCTGCCCCATCCCCCTAACCCGACTTCCTCACTGGGGAGGCGGAGCCCCATGGTAACACAGGTGATGTTTCAGCCACCTGTGAGCTTCAAGGATGTGGCTGTGACCTTCACGCAGGAGGAGTGGGGACAGCTGGATCTGGCCCAGAGGAGACTGTACCGCAGCGTGACTCTGGAGACCTGCAGCCACCTGGTCTCTCTGGGTAAGACGAACTCTGCCCATCACAGCAGTTTTCTGCTTCAGGGACTCAAAGCTCTGGCTCTTCTTAAGGGTCTGCCTAGGCTGCACCAGAGCATTCCAGAACTTCCTTTGAGATACAGGTCCTGAATATTGCCACTCATTCTGTCTGAAAGGAGCCAAGCGTTTTGCTGGGAGTTTCCTTGGGATGTGGAGGGCCCTCCTAATCCACCCACGTCTGACCCCAGGGACCGAGGGCTGGGCCAGAGGACACGGTTCTCCTCCTCTAGGCAGAGCACAAAGTCCTATGTTTCTCCCCCATTGACCAGGGCTTCTGCTTTCCAAACCGGCTGTGATCAGCTGGCTGGAGCAAGGACAAGACCCGTGGAGGGCAGGACAGGGACCTCCCCGAGGTGAGTGCAGTCCAGAGAGCTGGTGAGTCAACGTGGTGAGATTGTTTCCTGCAGGACCCTGGAtctgaggaggggaggaggagcacGGAGCTCCTTGCATCCAAGGCAACCACATTCTCACCCACATAggcttgtccctctgtccccagGCCATGAAAAACACATGTCACAGTTGTCCCAACATTCCTCAtgtgtgggttcatttctgttCCCATCTTCCCTTTGATCTTCAcccctcagcttcttcatctattCCCAGGTCCTTGTGCCCCCCTTTTCTTTGGTCCCTCACCCTGACTTCCATGCAGGGCAGCAGCTCCTCAGGTCTCCCCATCACACCTGGTCTTTCCCCTGTTCTTTGGTGTCCATCCCTCCTCTATGGTGGACATTCCTACAACTTCTAGATGATCCAGAGGTGTGGTGAGAACTTGTGCACCCTAGGAAATGGCAAGGACCTATTCCTTCCAGAGGGGTTCCTACTAAATCAGTTCTTGGACTTGTTCTCCCATGTCTTCTCATCCCATAGGTCCACCTCCTTATATGTCCTCAGCCTGATTGGaacgcttttctttttttttttctttaatagctgTATCGAGATACAAATCACATGCCATACGATTCATTCACTTAAAGTATGCAAaggattttagtatattcacagcaTGTGCATCTATCACattaatcaattttagaacatgttCATCACCCCAACTAATTGGGCTGCttctgattttgttgttgttttgttttcattaataaattttatttattagagcagtTTTATGTTTACTGAAagttgagcagaaagtacagagttcctatAATCACCctttcccaccacacacacacagtttgctCTGTTATTAATATCTTGTATtctgtggtatatttgttacaatggGTGAAGCTGTATCCACACATTACCAATAGAGATCAATAGTTTACGTTAgggtcactcttggtgttgtacgtTCTGCGGGTTTGGGTAAATGTATAATGCCATAtctccatcattatagtatcatgcaAAGTAGTTCCATTGCCCTAAATATCCTTTGTGCTCCAcctgtttttccctccctctacccTAACTCCTGGAAACCACTGGTTATTTTACTCTttctagttttaccttttccagaatgtcctgtagttggaatcatgcagtatgtggcCTTTCTTAACTGGCTGCTTTCAGTTAGTAGTAAACATCATGTGTGTCCTTCACACCACCTTCTGACGTTCCCCTAGCCAGAGGCGTTTGGTTTATCTTGTGTGTTCCTGCTCTTTCTTACCCTGTAACTCTCACCTATAGCCtctgttattttttcctctgaagtGTCACCTAATTTTACTTGTCCTTGGTCCTTCAAATGATGCCATTCTGATTCAGTTTATGGGCAGTGTCTTTCTTCTCATCTATCATAGATATCTAGCTGACCCATACAgtctgttttcctcattttgcaATTTTGGCGGAGACACTGTATAAAATGTCTGACCTCCTTTGCCCAGTTTCCAATGACCAGGCACAACTTGGACACATCTTAGCCCCCCAAagacttctttccttcttcctgtctcCAAATACCCTTTCATTCCCTGTCATTGGGTCATTGTTTCATTCGAAAAAGTTCTCATCATCAGGGATTCCAAGGCAacaccaaaaaggaacacagcaGAATCTTGGGAAGGAGAACAGTGTTGGTGGTGGAGGGTGTTGGGCTCAGATAAGGACTTTGTCCAAGAGGGAAATGTCCCCCTGGAAGTCAAAGGAGGGCCACAGAGTGTAGTTAATATTTTACCAAACAGAGGATCCTTGTGTCCTTAGCAGACATGGAGAGTGAAGCATGGGGACTTGCTCAGAGGCCCCGATAGTACTAGACGTGGGTGGCTACACGACTGAAACGGGAAGAGTGACAAGTAAAGGGGGAATCTTGGAGGACCCAGGCAAGGTCCTGAGCTGGGAACCTTACCACTGTACCTGTACCACTCATTAGAGGCCCAGTGTTTCAACAGAGGGAGGAATCCCTGTTAGAACAATAACAAGGGTGGCCATATCAATGGTACCATGTGCTAACAGTGCACTGCAGGCCAGGCACCCTGTGGGACTCACATATCGGTTCATTTGTGCATCAGAGTAAACCTTGTAAGCTAAGGATTTTTATTCCTGGCTTACCATCAAGGAAAATGAGCTTTGGAAGTTGCTAGTTAGTGAAGCCCATTTGCAGCCCACCCTGGCCAGCTACTGCTTCGAGTACTACAGTCCTTTCTGGGAAGTCTGTGGCATTGGTTACAGAGTGGTTAAAGAGCTTTTCTTCTGTGGGTAGCCTGGAAGAAATAGTAGAAATGGTGTGTTAAGAATATTAAGTCAGTGTTGGTGTTTGGGATCCTGTTTCAAGATCCAGAATCAGAAAATAGATAGACGAAGATTTGGGGTCAGTAATCTAGGTTGAGGTACCAGTTAGGCTCCTGTATTAATTTCCTTTGGCTGCTGTAAGAGATTTCCAGttgtgtggcttaaaacaacatgaattgattctcccacagttctggaggccagaaaccTGAAATCAATACCattgggctgaaatcaaggtgtagAGTCATGATGCTCCCTTGGAAGGGTCCAGGAGGAAATcagttccttgcctcttccagcttctggtagctgcagcattccttggcttatgccCACATCACTTCAGTCTTTAAGgccagcatcttcaaatctctttgTTCTGTGTTCATATCACCTCTGTATCAAATCTCTACCTCCCCCTTATAAGGACACTTCTGGTGACATTTAGGGTCCACACAGATACTCTCCCTATCTCAGTTTCCTTAATTTatgcatctgcaaagaccctttttccaaatcaGGTACCGTATTCACAGGTACCAGCAATTAGAATGTAGATATCTTTGTGATTATTGAAGGCTATATACCTTTAGGTCCAATTCTTTTGTGGATCCCTTCTTTAATCTTTACCTACTTATTCTTaattcctcttctccctctttggGGACCAGTCCTCCTGGGTCACCTCTTCattatctttgcctttttttacattttatcactGATACCCTGTTCACTGatccatctccttttttttttatatcctgcaTGAAATTACAATCCATGGAttagaaacagacccagagataCCTCTCATACTTGGTGGTCTCCTTCATCCCATCCTCCCCCTCTAATACATCTCCAGTAATTCAGGTATACTGGATTTCTTTCAGACTGGAagaatacatttgaaaagaaagagtCAGCTTCCAAAGAGGATTTTGCTGTGGAAGAACCATTCCACCACATAGCAATGAAACACTGCATACGGGAAGAAGGCCCCTGGTTGGTGTCATTAGGAGAAAGGCAGGATTGGAGGAATCAGCTAAAGGAGCACCAGGAGGACTCTTTGAGTCAAATGGTACTTACCTCAGAGACACTGTTTGCTCAAGGAGAACATTGTGAGCATGACCTCGGGGGAAGTTATTTGAGTATAAGCCTTCTGCCTCCAATATTACCCACAAGAACACATGTCCATACTCTTGACTCACATGTTAAAAAGTTGGAACAGAATTCAGGTTTCATTAATCATGAGAAAGGCTGGGCTGATCGGAAGCCCTATGAAAATCACCAAAGTGCTAGAGCCTTCTGTCAgagcatttatttgaaaaaactcGGAAACgttgaaatgagaaataaaaagccTTACGAATATACTGTCAGTAGTGACTCTTTCAACTGTGGTACCTCCCTTCGATTTCATAATAGACTTTTTTCAGCAAAGAACAACAATAACTGTACAGACTATGGAAACATTGTTAATCATGGCATGTCTCTGAATGAACACAAGCCAATGCATTTTAGAGAATGTCAGGATGAGCGTGACGAATGCCTTGTACAAACCAAAGTAAGTGATCCTAGAGAAGCACCATTGAGATGTCAGGAGGAACGTAATGCCTTCCACACAGCCTCGTCTTTTACTGACTGTGACATCGTTCGGACAGGAAAGAAGCCACATGCATGCAGTCAGTGTGGGAAGTCTTTCAGCTGTGCCTCTAAGCTTGTTGTACACCAGAGAACACACACTGGGGAAAAGCCCTATGAATGTACTCAGTGTGGGAAGTCTTTCAGCCAGAGCTATGACCTCGTCGTACACCAGAGAACCCACACTGGAGAAAAGCCCTATGAATGTAACCAGTGTGGGAAATCCTTCACCCAGAGTTCCAAACTTACTAGGCATCAGCGaactcacactggagaaaaaccatATACATGTCATGAATGTGGAAAATCTTTTGGGTGGAACTCTAACCTTATTGTACATcaaagaattcatactggagagaaaccttatgagTGTCCTCATTGTGGAAAGTCCTTCAGCCAGAGCTCTGACTTTGTTTCACATAAAAGgactcacactggagagaaaccctataaatgtaaCCAGTGTGGAAAGTCCTTCATTCGAAGCACTCAACTTATTAGACATCTGcgaattcacactggagagaagccaTATAAATGCAATCAGTGTGATAAAGCTTTCACTGGGAGCTCTCACCTTATTGAGCATCAGAGaactcatactggagagaaaccttttGAATGTAatcagtgtgggaaagcctttactGGGAGCTCTCACCTTCTTTCACATCAGAGAATTCATTctggagagaaaccatatgaatGTAATAACTGCGGGAAATCTTTTCGGCAGCGATCACAGCTTGTTGTGCATCAGCGAAcccatactggagagaaaccttatgagTGCAGTCATtgtggaaaagctttcagccAGAGGTCTCCACTTGTTGTGCATCAAAGAACACACATTGGAGACAAGCCCTATCAGTGTAACATGTGTGTTAAAGCCTTCAGTCAGAGGTCACGCCTTATTGAACATCAGAGAACACATACTGGAGAAAAGCCCTATGAATGTATTGACTGTGGAAAAGCCTTTAATGATCGGTCAACGCTTACAAAGCACGAGAGAACACACACTGGcgagaaaccttatgaatgtaatCATTGTGAAAAGGCCTTTAGTCAGCGATCTCAGCTTACTAGGCATcggagaattcatactggagaaaaaccctatgaatgtaatgaatgtgggaaggTTTTCAGTTATAATACATCCCTTATTCAACATGAAAAAACTCATGGGagatacctctgaaacaaataatgcaaatatattaagaaagaagaagaaaaagagagcaggaggggaagaatgaagggggggaaattggagggggagacgaaccatgagaggcgatggactctgaaaaacaaactgagggttctagaggggaggggggtggggggatgggttagcctggtgatgggtattaaagagggcacgttctgcgtggagcactgggtgttatgcacaaataatgaatcatggaacactatatcaaaaactaatgatgtgaatgtatagtgattaacataacaataaaaattaaaaaaaaaactcatgggaGAAAGTTGAATAATGAAGATGGAGAGGCTCACTGCCAAACCTTTATTAGACATCAGCTGACAAAGGTATGACTCTCAGTGTGGTCTAATGATCACGTGCATCAGATTCGCTCTGAGTGTTCTTGAAACTGCACATTACCGCTTACCTTGATCTACTAAATCAGATTTTCTGGCAGTAAAACCCAGGAGCCTGCAGTTCCCAAAAGCAGCACAAGTAATTTGTATGtacattaaaatgtgtttatgtcTGCATTTAGATGAGAAGCTATGAACATACCACTGATTTAAAACTTTGTCAAGCTCTCAGCAGGAGTTCGGAAATTCAGTATGTAGCTATACCCACCAAATAATCTTTCTAGTGTAAACAACCACCCAAACTTAATCAGACATTGTTCCTGTAACACATTCCTAGAAATAGTGGACTGGAAGATATgctcttattttactttatttttttagactggAAGATATTCTTGATGCAAAGCCCCGAACACTCAATCTAAGAAGAAATCTTGGCATGACGAAGTTGGTGTTGAGTGATGAGATACAAAGCCAGCCAATGTAAAACAGCGGTTAACAAATTGGAGGACTGAGGATGAAAAGTCTTCTGAAATTGGTCCTAATTGGAATTAAAAGTAGACTCTGAATATATCAAGGACTCCATTGTGCTCTTAATTTAACTTTGTTGCTCAGTTAGGTTGACTATAATCAGAGCTGGGGATATAGCAATATGGAAAATACCAAGTGAAGTGAAAACAGAACCCAATGTAGTATATACACAAAATGTTATAACCACATAAAAAACATGTACACAGATGGTTGGTTAAGAAAGTCAGctcaggggcgcctaggtggctcggttgagcgactgccttcggctcaggtcatgatcctggagttctgggattgagtcccgcatcgggctccctgctcagcgggggggtctgcttctccccttccctctcatactctctaccattctctctctcaataaataaataaaaaatcttaaaaaaaaaaaaaaagtcagctcaggggcacctgggtggctcagttgttgggcgtctgccttcggctcaggtcatgatcccagggtcctgggatcgagccctccgtcgggctccttgctcagcgggaagtctgcttctccctctcccactccccctgcttgtgttccctctctcgctgtgtctctctctgtcaaataaaatctttaaaaaagaataaaaaagctcAGCAGCATGTTCAAAACAAAGGCTGAAGTGTAAATCAACAGTGGTGAAGAAAGTGGGAGAGGCCATAACTGCAAATTTGAGCAAGGTGAAAGGAGGTATGAGAGCATCACCTGGAGATGCGGAGTGGAAAGGCTGAAGCCAGGATCGTGTGAAGAGAGGGCTGCAGCAGTACAGGCCACCGCTCCCTCGCAGAGCTGTAcaacggggtggggtggggggctgctgcGGTTAACTGAAGATCTGTCTATGAAACTacaaattctctcttccttctcccctatttttcttgtcttacagTGAGTATCTGGCTGTTGGTAAGCAGAAAATAAAGTAGGAAGGAAGTTATGTACTAAAAATAGTCTGGGGGACTAGGGAATTTGGTGGATTATGTTCTGGAACAAGGACTGCCTTATTTGAGCATCCTGAGGACCTTCACCCTAACAGCTGGTTCTTGTACTTTTCACCCTCTAGCAAAGCATGCCATTAAACTGGTCTCATCCACCTGTTTGAACTTCCCATCTTCTCTGATAGCCTCTTCGATATGGATGGGAGCCAAGGTGTGAAAGATGAAGAAAGccttcaacacacacaaaaaaaaacaaggtaaaacAGAAGCCAGCCCCAAAGAGAACAGATATTTGGGGAACcagatatttaaaagttttattctaAGAGTGAGTCAAAAAATAAttgcaagtgaaaaataaatcaaagatgctctttttaagattgattttttttagcgagagagcaagagggtcaggcaaagggagagggagacaatctcaagccgactccatgctgagcgcagagcccagtgctgtgctaacgaccctgagatcacaacttgagctgaaaccaagagtcagatgcttaaccggttgagccacccaggtgccccgagatccATGTATTTGACCCTGATGCTAATACTTCTTAGAAGAGGCAAAGGACTCATGAAATTGGAATAAAAGAGGGGGGATATATAATCAGATTGTTTTGATCGGCCCTTCACTGAACAGTATTTACATAGATACGATACAAACAGTAggtgctgtttttgtttttgttttttgctttttttaaggaGGAAAGCCAGAGCTGTGACATGAGGATTTCATTATGGCAAGAGTATGATGTTCGCAGCACTGTCACTCACAGTAATGGTATGGTCTCTAGCTGTTGTAAAGTAGAAGGGGAAGAGACATCGTGGGGAGAGGAGTATCCCTGTATCCTCATCTTAGGAAGCAGCCTCTTGACTATAATATGATACATAGGTTATTTAGGAGACCAAAATTAGAGCATAAAATGGTACTATGATAGAAATTGGAAGCAAATAGAGGAGCAACAGTGGGAGCCAAATCTACATTCCTTATCAGAGCAGGAAGTCAGTAAAGTCTATAGGCCATAAAGATCagaattacaggggcgcctgggtggctcaaagtcgttaagcgtctgccttcggctcaggtcacgatcccggggtcctgggatcgagccccgcatcgggctccctgctccacgggaagcctgcctctccctctcccactccccctgcttgtgttccctctctcgtgtctgtcaaataaagaaagaaaatcttaaaaaaaaaaaaaaatcagaattacaGAGATGGCCTCAGGAAGAACTGGAATAGAAACAGTTAAAAGTTGTTGATGGGATGTGTGACTGTTGGGTAGGGTGGGGCAGGAGatcactggttttctttttatacctTCGGTAGTAACTCATTCCCTGGTGGTACACTACTTATTTGGGTAACAAATTATTTCCAATATGTACCTATAGGTGAGCAAAACAACAGTACATGAGGACATCTGCAATTGATTTGTGAGATTAtatacagttttctttcttttgattcagTGTTGCTATAATAGattgacaatttaaaaaacaagagcacaaaaaaaaaaacgatgTCAGACTTTTCTGTTTGGCCAATTAGACTTTATCCAGAAGGGCAGGAAGGCTCCTTGATTTCTTAGAAGTCCCTGGTACCAAAGTGGGGTGGCTTAGTCTTTTAAGACTTGACTTTCCAGAAGCCTTAATACCAGTCAGAAGGCCCCCAAGAGTGGGGACCTGGAGAGGTGCTGGTGTCCTGAGACAAGATGGAGAAAGACAGTTGTGTGAATTTGCATAACCAAGTACTGAATGTACTTCCCCCAAGGTCACTCTGGCAGTTACCTGGTATCTGTCATAAAACCCTTTAAATAATAAAGCTCTCGTGATTCATATGAGACCCTGAAGTTGAGATGGAAAATATCTTGGCTAGGGCAGCCCGCACAGAACAGGTGGGGACTTGCTTCCTGATTGGATTGTTGGTCCTGATTGCTGCCTGCACCAATGTTACTGCATAGCTCTCAAGAGATGCCAGAGCATGGGAGGAAGAACCTGCCCAACAGATCCAGCAAAGTGCACGTTGTTTGACAATTCTTGTTGACCAAACATGTGAGAGGTGTCTGCATGCAAGCAAGTCATGAGTGTAGCCTCCATTCAACGGAGGCACTGCTAGAGACTCAGGTACGGAAGATGTGTGTGATGCCACAGTGTCCTGAGGTCCCTTTTTCCATAGTGGGGACTCCACGCAGAGGCTTAGCGGTTGTGTGTGCCTAGAGACTGAGCCCAGTGGGAACTGGAAGAAGATGGAGATGAAGGGATAGGGGAGGGAAGGGTGCAGCTGCTGCTGTATATGCAACCAGTGCGTAGGCCCTGCTCTGATAGGTATTCTACCTCCTCCCAAGTGAGAAACCTGAGGCTCATAGGACCCAGGAAGTGGGCTCATTTGAAATAGgaacctgaggggcacctgggtggctcagtcgttaagcatatgccttcggctcaggtcatgatcccagggtcctgctcctcgggaggcctgcttctcccgctccagctccccctgcttgtgttccctctctcgctgtgtctcgttctgtcaaataaataaatctttaaaaaagaaagaaagaagaacctgAGACCTTTCCACCCAAATGATTCCCATACCCAGAGGCCAGTGGTTTCTGACTGAAACATGCATAAGACCCACCTGAGAGGAGCGGTTAGAATTGCACGTTCCTGGGCCCATCTTCAGAGAGTCCACTTGGTCAGGCTAAGGGGGTTTCTAGATATTTGCGTAGTTCAAatacactttctatttttttcttaacatcttgggtttttttttgtgtgtgtgtgtgtgttttgttttgtcttttaaagattttaaagtaatctctacacccaatgggcacaaactcacaaccccgagatcaagagtcgcatgctctaccaactgagccacagaggcacccctatttttttcttaacatttttttgttctgttttaacaTTTTGTAAAGAGTAATCTCAAAATTGTATATCCATGTATCTGTTTTATCTTTGTTGGTTTCATTTaaatttgtggcttttttttttttcttagaaaaactcTAAGTGATACCACATCTATTACATGTGACCCAGAGGCTCCTTTtaacaagaaacagaaatccatcctcccttccccttttcaGAATACAGGTATCAAAATAATCCTATGCATAATTTTGAACAAATAGCAGTGGAATTGTTGGGGGCCCACAAGGCCACCCCCACATCCAGAGATTTCTAGACGAATTCATGGGACTCAGCATATCATTGTACTCACAGCTAAGATTTATTAGACTGAGGCAGCAAGGATGCACAGTTGGACCGTAAGGGGAAAGACAGGGAAAGTGTGGGGGAATCTACGTGCAGGCTTGCAATGCTGCCCCTCCCCTGAGAGGGTCATACAAAGCTCACTGAGGATCAGGTAAGTAGGCACTTCTGTCTAGCATGGACCAAATTCCAGACTCCTGGaaagagcaggtgctcagtgcaAATCACATTGTTTGCATAGTCTAGGTACAGTGAGACATCCTTATTCAGTTGGGGTACAGACAACACTCTAAAAGCCAAgttgccaggggcgcctgggtggctcagtcgttaagcgtctgccttccgctcaggtcatgatctcagggtcctgggatcgagccccgcatcgggctccctgctcagcgggaagcctgcttctccctctcccactccccctgcttgtgttccctctctcgctgtgtctctctctgtcaaataaataaataaaatcttaaaaaaaaaaaagactcattagTCATATTCAGTGAGTTTTCCTTAATGAatgtgctgtgtgacctggggggGCACTTATGCccacctctctgttcctcagtctcCTCCCCTTAGATGATAGATGTTCTGCAGGTCCCATTTCCTACTGTGCAGGCTGGGACCAATCTGCTACTACCAAAGAGGTTGACACAGGAGGTGTTAATCTTACTCTCTCAGGGGATGGGAATCAAGCAGTTATCCTGTGAGGGGACTCAGGGACACAGACTGAGTTGGTGGTCAAGTCTAGGCTGGAACTAGGATCTCtggaggggaaaatgaagcaTCACTTCAAAACAAAGAGCCGTGCCCAACTGTGTTCTCAGACACGGGATGGGCCACGGAACATGTGGAAAGAAGCCTTCCAGTTGGAGAAGATGTAATAGCTTGATGGTGGCTTCTGTGTCTCCTGCACATGTAGAAACCGTTCCCACATTGCTGCCCTCAGAGAGAGTGGCAATGGAATACCCTTTGCCTACTACACATTGAGGCCACACATCTAGCCATCCTAGGTAGAAAATAGCTTGTGCATCAGTCCAAATTTGAGGATTCTACATCTGGCTGCTTCACAACAGGACCTTTCCCTCGTAGGTCTGTATCCTGACCTTGGAAATGCTCTGCTCTGACGGGGTTGCCTTCCCCAGCAGTCTTCCTGGTGTTTGGCCACAGCTGTGCTAAGCTCCCTAGGAAGATGCTCATAGAAACCCAGCATCTTTCTCCCCTGAAATGTGAGGACAAGGGAGCTGTTTCTAGCTGCCAGGCATAGGGCCCAGAGGGCTCCAGAGAGTCCAGAGCAGAGAGGGCACCCAATAAACCCTGGATGAACTAACATATAATGACCATATGGTAAGGTAAGCAAATAGTCTGAAATTAGCTGGTAAAGTAAAGCGAAGACAATCCAAAGTGCTTAGAAGAAAGGATTCAAACATAGCCTAGCAGTAGGTA
This region includes:
- the ZNF8 gene encoding zinc finger protein 8 isoform X3, translating into MRRKWKNILNAVPSQPPVSFKDVAVTFTQEEWGQLDLAQRRLYRSVTLETCSHLVSLDWKNTFEKKESASKEDFAVEEPFHHIAMKHCIREEGPWLVSLGERQDWRNQLKEHQEDSLSQMVLTSETLFAQGEHCEHDLGGSYLSISLLPPILPTRTHVHTLDSHVKKLEQNSGFINHEKGWADRKPYENHQSARAFCQSIYLKKLGNVEMRNKKPYEYTVSSDSFNCGTSLRFHNRLFSAKNNNNCTDYGNIVNHGMSLNEHKPMHFRECQDERDECLVQTKVSDPREAPLRCQEERNAFHTASSFTDCDIVRTGKKPHACSQCGKSFSCASKLVVHQRTHTGEKPYECTQCGKSFSQSYDLVVHQRTHTGEKPYECNQCGKSFTQSSKLTRHQRTHTGEKPYTCHECGKSFGWNSNLIVHQRIHTGEKPYECPHCGKSFSQSSDFVSHKRTHTGEKPYKCNQCGKSFIRSTQLIRHLRIHTGEKPYKCNQCDKAFTGSSHLIEHQRTHTGEKPFECNQCGKAFTGSSHLLSHQRIHSGEKPYECNNCGKSFRQRSQLVVHQRTHTGEKPYECSHCGKAFSQRSPLVVHQRTHIGDKPYQCNMCVKAFSQRSRLIEHQRTHTGEKPYECIDCGKAFNDRSTLTKHERTHTGEKPYECNHCEKAFSQRSQLTRHRRIHTGEKPYECNECGKVFSYNTSLIQHEKTHGRYL
- the ZNF8 gene encoding zinc finger protein 8 isoform X2, whose translation is MRRKWKNILNAVPSQEEWGQLDLAQRRLYRSVTLETCSHLVSLGLLLSKPAVISWLEQGQDPWRAGQGPPRDWKNTFEKKESASKEDFAVEEPFHHIAMKHCIREEGPWLVSLGERQDWRNQLKEHQEDSLSQMVLTSETLFAQGEHCEHDLGGSYLSISLLPPILPTRTHVHTLDSHVKKLEQNSGFINHEKGWADRKPYENHQSARAFCQSIYLKKLGNVEMRNKKPYEYTVSSDSFNCGTSLRFHNRLFSAKNNNNCTDYGNIVNHGMSLNEHKPMHFRECQDERDECLVQTKVSDPREAPLRCQEERNAFHTASSFTDCDIVRTGKKPHACSQCGKSFSCASKLVVHQRTHTGEKPYECTQCGKSFSQSYDLVVHQRTHTGEKPYECNQCGKSFTQSSKLTRHQRTHTGEKPYTCHECGKSFGWNSNLIVHQRIHTGEKPYECPHCGKSFSQSSDFVSHKRTHTGEKPYKCNQCGKSFIRSTQLIRHLRIHTGEKPYKCNQCDKAFTGSSHLIEHQRTHTGEKPFECNQCGKAFTGSSHLLSHQRIHSGEKPYECNNCGKSFRQRSQLVVHQRTHTGEKPYECSHCGKAFSQRSPLVVHQRTHIGDKPYQCNMCVKAFSQRSRLIEHQRTHTGEKPYECIDCGKAFNDRSTLTKHERTHTGEKPYECNHCEKAFSQRSQLTRHRRIHTGEKPYECNECGKVFSYNTSLIQHEKTHGRYL
- the ZNF8 gene encoding zinc finger protein 8 isoform X1 is translated as MRRKWKNILNAVPSQPPVSFKDVAVTFTQEEWGQLDLAQRRLYRSVTLETCSHLVSLGLLLSKPAVISWLEQGQDPWRAGQGPPRDWKNTFEKKESASKEDFAVEEPFHHIAMKHCIREEGPWLVSLGERQDWRNQLKEHQEDSLSQMVLTSETLFAQGEHCEHDLGGSYLSISLLPPILPTRTHVHTLDSHVKKLEQNSGFINHEKGWADRKPYENHQSARAFCQSIYLKKLGNVEMRNKKPYEYTVSSDSFNCGTSLRFHNRLFSAKNNNNCTDYGNIVNHGMSLNEHKPMHFRECQDERDECLVQTKVSDPREAPLRCQEERNAFHTASSFTDCDIVRTGKKPHACSQCGKSFSCASKLVVHQRTHTGEKPYECTQCGKSFSQSYDLVVHQRTHTGEKPYECNQCGKSFTQSSKLTRHQRTHTGEKPYTCHECGKSFGWNSNLIVHQRIHTGEKPYECPHCGKSFSQSSDFVSHKRTHTGEKPYKCNQCGKSFIRSTQLIRHLRIHTGEKPYKCNQCDKAFTGSSHLIEHQRTHTGEKPFECNQCGKAFTGSSHLLSHQRIHSGEKPYECNNCGKSFRQRSQLVVHQRTHTGEKPYECSHCGKAFSQRSPLVVHQRTHIGDKPYQCNMCVKAFSQRSRLIEHQRTHTGEKPYECIDCGKAFNDRSTLTKHERTHTGEKPYECNHCEKAFSQRSQLTRHRRIHTGEKPYECNECGKVFSYNTSLIQHEKTHGRYL